The nucleotide window CCGCACAGGAGGCTGCCGACAGCGTCGGCTGCGAGATCGACCAGATCGCCAAGTCGATCATCTTCCGCGCCGAGGAGAGCGGCGACGCGGTGCTGTTTCTGACCGCCGGCGGCAACAAGGTCTGCGCCGACAAGGCCTCGGCGCTGGCCGGAGAGCCGCTGGGCAAGGCCGACGCGGCGCTGATCCGCGCGCAGACCGGCTTTGCCATCGGTGGCGTGTCGCCGGTGGGCCACCTGAACCCGATCCGGGCGTGGATCGACCCGCGGCTGCTCGACTTCGACATGGTCTGGGCCGCGGCGGGCACGCCCCGGCACGTCTTCGCCCTCGACGCGCATCTGCTGCCCGAGCTCACCGGCGCCACCCCTGCGGCATTTACCCTCTAGCGCCTGCCCTTGCCCCCGTC belongs to Salipiger profundus and includes:
- a CDS encoding YbaK/EbsC family protein produces the protein MSKSLKRVRAALEAAGQTPEIREVGQARTAQEAADSVGCEIDQIAKSIIFRAEESGDAVLFLTAGGNKVCADKASALAGEPLGKADAALIRAQTGFAIGGVSPVGHLNPIRAWIDPRLLDFDMVWAAAGTPRHVFALDAHLLPELTGATPAAFTL